The following is a genomic window from Hymenobacter sp. APR13.
GCGGCGGCTTTGGCTGTCCTTTGCCTACCTAACTGCCGGCACGAGGCCGGTTTTTCTTCTGAATATGTTGAAAATGAAGAGTCTGCTGATTGTTGGCGCTGTGCTGGGCATGGCCAATGCCTGCACCAAAAACACGCCGCCCACCGCCGGCACCACCGACGGCGCCGGCTACCAGCTGAGCGGCCAGCTCACCAACGCCCCGGCCGGCACCAAGCTCTACCTGGCCGAGCTGGGTGACACCCAGTTCATCTCGCGCGACACCGCCACTCTCGACGACAAAGGCAATTTCCGCTTCACGGGCACTGTGCCCGAGCCCGGCCTCTACCAGGTGAAAACCACCGACCAGAGCCAGGTGCTGCTGGCCCTGAGCAACGGCAGCAGCATAGAGATGTCCGGCGACGCCCAGAAGCTGGCCGAAACCTACACCGTGAAAGGCTCCAAAGACTCGGAGCTGCTGCAGCAGCTCAACCGCACCATGCAGCAGTCGAAGGGGCAGATGAGCCAGCTGGAGGCGCGCTACAACCAGAACGCCGCCGCCAACCGCACCGACTCGATGCAGGCCATCGAGAAGATGTTTTACGACGCGCAGGCCCGCAGCACCAAAAGCATCAAGGCGCTGGTGCAGCAAAACCCCAAGTCGGTGGTTTCGGCCTTCGTGGTGGCCAACCTGATCAACCCTGAGGAGCAGTTCGGCTTCGTGGACTCCATGACCACGCAGTTCAAAACCACG
Proteins encoded in this region:
- a CDS encoding TlpA disulfide reductase family protein, which gives rise to MLKMKSLLIVGAVLGMANACTKNTPPTAGTTDGAGYQLSGQLTNAPAGTKLYLAELGDTQFISRDTATLDDKGNFRFTGTVPEPGLYQVKTTDQSQVLLALSNGSSIEMSGDAQKLAETYTVKGSKDSELLQQLNRTMQQSKGQMSQLEARYNQNAAANRTDSMQAIEKMFYDAQARSTKSIKALVQQNPKSVVSAFVVANLINPEEQFGFVDSMTTQFKTTLPDSRYTKALVAKVEPMRSTAVGAAAPEISLLAPDGKPLPLSSLRGKYVLIDFWASWCGPCRRENPNVVRAYNKYKGKGFEIYGVSFDQDRGKWLKAIEADGLTWKHVSDLKGWESAAGQTYSIKSIPASVLLDPQGRIIGKNLRGEALEAKLASVLK